Sequence from the Deltaproteobacteria bacterium genome:
GCCCGAGGACCGCGACGCGCTGCGCGGCCTGCGCCTGCTCGAGCGGAGGCGCGCGCCGGGCTGAAGCCGTGGCCGCCTCGTGCTCAGCGCAGCGCGAGCGCCCACGCCCCCGCGATTCCGGCGAGGGCGGCCGCACCGCCGAGGCGCTGCGTGCGGGGCGACCCGATCGTGGCACCGAGCCCGCTTGCGAGGGCGCCGAGCCCGAGCCCGGCCGCGAGCCCGAAGCCGTGCGCCCAGACGTCGGCCCGCTCGCCCTCGGTGCCGATCATCGCGAGCAGCGCCAGGGCGGCCGCCACGGGCACGAACGCGCGCCGGCCGCGGAGCCCGCTCCCGCGGCCCAGCACGAGGCCGCGCCCCGCCAGCAGGCCGAGCGCGCCGAACACCGCCGTCGAGGCGCCGACCACCTCGTGCGGCCCTGGGCGCAGGACGGCGTTCGCGAGGTTGCCGGCGGCGCCGCTCAGCAGGACGAGGGCTGCGCCGACGCCGAACCCGAAGACGCGGAAGACGCCGGCCAGGAAGAGCGCGCCGGCCGCCGCGTTCCCGACCACGTGCGGGAGATCCGCATGGAGCGTGAGCGCCGTGACCGTGCGCCAGAGCTCGCCGGCCCGCACGCGCGCCGCGTCGGCGGCGCCACGTTCGAACCAGACGACACCCGCGCGGCGCGCGCCGGTGACGAGGAAGAAGGCGAGCAGCGCGGCCACGACGCCCAGCGCGTGCGGGATCGCCGCCGGATCGAGAGCCGGGGGCGGCGGCGCGGGCCGCGCCGGCGGCGGGTTCTCGCGCTCGAAGGCCGCGAGCGCCGCGCGGGCCGCGTTCGCCTCCAGGGCAGGGACCCACAGCGCGAAGCCCTCCGGTCCCGACAGGACCTGCGGGTGCAGACCGGACGCTTCGAGCACGAGTGCGGCCTCGTCGACGGGCGCGCGCCGGGGCGCCCGCCGCAGCTCCACCGGGGCGTCGTCCATCGAGCCGCAGGGTAGGCCTTCAGCCGGCGGCGGCGGAGGCAGCCAGCGCGTCGGCGTCGCCGTAGGCGGGCAGCCGGGCGAGGAAGCAGGCGCCTCCGCGGGGCCCCGGCCGCAGCTCGAGCACACCGCCGTGCTCGCGCACGATGTCGAAGGCGATCGCGAGCCCTAGGCCGGTGCCCTCCTCGGGCCCCTTGGTCGTGAAGAAGGGGTCGAAGATCCGCTCGCGGAGCGCCTCGGGGACGCCGGGGCCGTCGTCGAGGACCGCCAGCTCGATGATGTCGCGTGTCAGCCGTGTGTACACCGTTATATGTCTATCCGTGTGTCCGGCCAGTGCCTGCTTTGCGTTCACGAGCAGGTTCAGGACGACCTGGGTCAGGCGCTGCGCGGAGCCGTGCACGGCGGGCAGGCCCTCGGCGAGCCATGCTTCGATCGTGACGCCTCGGTTGTGGTGCAGCTCGGCGAGCCGGATCGCCTCGTGTACCGCCTCGTTCACGTCGACCGGCCCGAGCTCCTCGGCGGGCAGGCGCGAGAAGCGGCGCATCGCGCCGACGATGCGCCCGATGCGGTCGATCCCGTCCAGGCACTCCGCGACGATCTGGGGCAGCTCGGCCAGCTCCTGGGCCTCCGGGTCCGTCCGGGCGAGGGTGTCCACGTGCTTCGCGAGCTGCCCGCCGAGCCGCTCGAGCTGGTGCAGGTTCGCGCGCACGAAGGCGAGCGGGTTGTTGACCTCGTGCGCGACGCCGGCGGCGAGGCTGCCGACCGTCTCGAGCTTCTGGGTCTGGCGCAGCAGGCGCTCGTAGCGGCGTTCCTCGGTGCGGTCGCGCAGCACCAGCACGCGCGCGAGGGCGCTCCGGTCCGGCCCACGCAGGCACTTGCCGGTCACCTCGAGGATCCGGTCGAGCCGTGCGGACAGCTCCCGGCGCGGCAAGACCTCGTCGGGACCGAGCGCGAGCGCCGCGCTCGCGAGCGCGCTGCTCGGCTCGGGCTCGCGCCCGATCTCGCGCAGGAGGAGCGACAGCGCGTGGCCGCGCACGCCCTCGACGGGGCGGCCCAGGATCTCGAGCGCGCGCAGGTTCGCGTCGAGCACGAGACCGGCGCCGTCGGTGATCAACACGCCGTCGTGCAGGTGGTCGATCACGTCGCGCCGGGCGAGCGGGAGTGCGTCGAGGAAGTGCAGGCGGAAGATCCCGAAGGTGAAGAGCAGGATCGAGATGGCGAGCGCGCCCGGGGTCGGGTCGTAGCGGAGCGGCAGCAGCTTCGACACGAAGAGCAGACTCGCGCCCGCCGGCAGTAGGGCCCCGGTGATGGCGATCCACATGCGGGAGCGCTCGTTGCGCTCGAAGGTCCGCCGGGCGGCGAGCACGAACAGCACGACGCCGGCCGCGATGGTCGGGTAGGCGAAGGCCAGCCAGCTGTAGAAGAGCGGGCCGCGCTCGAGGGCGGTCTGCGAGAACGAGCGGACGAAGAGCCGATGCGTGTCGTTGGTGGCGAGCGCGAGCCACGCGAAGACGGCCGGGACGAAGAGCGCCGCGACGACCAGGGGGCGGCGCTCGAGGGTCTCGCCCCGCGCATAGCGCGCGGCGAGCACGAGCCAGAGCGGAGGCACCGCGGCGATCCCGAGCCACGCGAAGCGGAAGCCCTGCCAGGCGGTGGCGTCGTCGGGAGCCGCGAAGCGCCAGATCACGCCCGCCGCCCACAGGATCAGGCTCGCCAGCAGCCCGAGCAGCGGGCTGCGCAGCGGTGTGCGCAAGGGGCGCAGGAGCAGGTAGACGGCGAGGCTGGATGCCAGCACCAGGGACGCGGCGGCCTGCACGATCGCATAGGACATCGCCGCCGCTCATCGGCCGGCCGGAGGATGGCAATGAGCGCCCGCGCGCCGCCTCAGGCGCCGGCGAGGAAGCGCCCCGGCTCCACCTCGCGCACCCGGCCGGCGGCGAGCAGGCGAGCCAGGTGCTGCTCCATGCTGCGCCGCTCCACCGGTTCCGCCCAGCCCACGGCGTCCTCGGGCCGGTAGACGAAGCGGTGGCGGGCGATCGCGGCCAGGTCGTGCGGCCCGCCGCGCAGGAAGACGAGGAGCCGCTCCTCCCGCTCGGCGATCTTCGCGGCGAAGCGCTCGATCCGCGCGCGCGCCTCGTCTGGGTCGCTCAACACGCCGACGTGGTGGAAGGTCGCCCAGTGGCGCGGCCGGAGCCCGCGCAGGCGCGCGAGCGTGCGCTCGAAGTCCTCGAGGTCCGACCAGGCGTCGCCGTAGTAGGGACCGAAGCTCGAGAGGTCGACGTCGGCGAGGTAGAGCACGTCGTCGGGCTCGATCCAGAAGAAGCAGTGGCCTCGCGTGTGGCCGGGCGCGTGGAGGACGCGCACGCGCACGTCGCCGCCGAGCTCGAAGACGGCGCCCTCGGCGAAGCCCTCCGCGTCGGGCCGCGCCACGTAGTGGAACTGCTCGACGACGACGCGCCGGAAGGCGTCGCGGGCGGGCCCCGGGTAGCCGTAGATCGCCATCATCCCATCGAGCGAGCGCAGGCCCGGAAGGTCGGCCTCGTGCAGGAGCCAGGGCACATCGGGGAACAGGTGGTTGCCCGCGAGGTGGTCCTCGTGGCAGTGGCTGTTGAGGACGCGGTCCACCGCCGGCAGCCGGCCGCGCCGGGGCAGGAGGGCGAGGGAGGGGTCGATCACCAGCGCCTCGGCCGGGCCGCGCACCAGCAGGCTGTTGCCGTGGGGGTACTTCCCGCCCCGCTCTCCGAACAGCACGGTGACGGCGCCGATCGTGCGCTCCGGGAGCTCGCTCATGGGCTGCGGACGGTACCGGGGCGGCCGGCTCAGGTCGATCCGGCGGCCGGCCGAAGCGGGCGGCCATGGACGGCAGGCCCGAGAAGCCCCTCAGCGAGGCCGCCGCACGCGCGCGGCGCCTGGTCGCGGTCGTCTGCGCCTGGTGTCGGGTGTCGCTCGGTGTCCGCCCGGCGACCCCGGTCACGGCAGGCACGGTGAGCCACGGGCTCTGTCCGAGCTGCGCTCGCCGGCTGCACGGCGCCTGAGGCGCATCGCAGGCCGGAATACGTCCGGTGGATGCCGCTCAGGGAGCGCCCGTACGCGGCGGGAGCAGGTTGCCCGGGTTCAGGAGGCCCTCGGGGTCGAGCGCGTCCTTGAGCTTCAGGAGCAGCTCCGCGCCCGCCGCACCGACCTCCTGCGCGAGCCAGCCGCGCCGCACGCGTCCGATCCCGTGGTGGTGCGCGATGCCGCCGCCGGCGGCGAGCGTCGCCTCCATCGTGCGCCGCCAGCACTCTGCGTAGACGGCCGGGATCTGGTGCGCTTCGGCGGGCCTCACCGCGAAGCTGAAGTAGAGGTTCGCACCCGAGCGGTAGGCGTGGCTCGCGTGGGCACTCGCCGCAAGCAGGCCGGGCACCTCGCCGAGCGAGCGGACGACGCCCTCGTAGAGCGCCGGGAGCCGGCTCCAGGTGGCCGCCACCTCGATCGTGTCGACGACGACGCCCTGCTCGAGGAAGCTGCGGAAGCTCGGCACCTGGTTGCGGTGCGCGAGCCAGTGGGACACCGCATCCGGATCGGTCGGGGAGCCGCCGCCCTCCCGGCACAGGGCCGAAGCGGCGGCGAGCTCGGCTTCGACGGCCGGGGCGGGCCCCTCGTGCAGGAGCAGCAGCAGGGCGCGGCCGCGCGGCGCGAAGTCGCGGAAGCCGCGGCGCGACTCGCGCGGGTCGTAGAGGCGCACGACCGGGGGCCGCCAGCCCGCGCGCAGCAGCCGGCGCATGGCGAGCAAGCCGGCCTCGAAGGAGGCGAAGTGCAGGGCCTGACCGCGTGACGCCTCCGGCAGCGCCCGCAGCGAGAAGGTGACCTCGGTCACGATCCCGAGCGTGCCTTCGCTGCCGAGGAAGAGCTGGCGCAGGTCGGGGCCGGCCGCGGCGCGCGGCGTCTCGCGCGTGCGCAGGATCGATCCGTCGGCGAGCACGACCTCGAGCGCCAGGACGGCGTCCTCGATGCTCCCGTAGGCCGTCGAGAACTGGCCGGCCGCACGGGTCGCGACCCAGCCGCCGACCGTCGAGAGCGCGATCGACTGCGGGTGGTGGCCGATCGTGAAGCCCTCCTGGCGGACGCGCTCCTCGGCGTCGGCGCCCATCGTGCCGGCGCGGAACACGGCGAGCGCGTCGTCGGCGTCGAGGCGCACCAGGCCGGCGAGCGCGCGCGTCGAGAGCACGACGTGCTCGGCGCCGGCCTGCACCGCGCCGCACACGCCCGAGCCGCCGCCGCGCGTGACGAGCGGAAGGCCGAGCGCGCGGCAGGCGCGCAGGGCCTGCGCCACCGCGCCGGTGTCGCGGGGCTCGAGCACCGCGAGCGGCAGCGGGCCACCGCGGCCTGCGAGCGCCGCCCACTCGGCCATCACCCAGGCGTCGGCGCGGTGCGCGGCGCGGGTGGCCTCGTCGTCGCGCACCATCGCGCCGAGCTCACGGCGCAGCTCGGCGAGCGCCGCGCTCACGAGCCCGGCTCCGCGAGGCGTCGCGCCCCGCGCTCGACGACCGGATCCGGAGCCGCGCCGGCGCTCCGGAACGCGAGATCGGCCGCGAGGCGCGCACGCAGGGCGGCGCGTTCGCGCTCCGTGCGCTCCGGCGACCAGCCGAGCAGCGCCGCCATCCGCGCCGCCGCCGGCTCGACGATGGCCTCGCGCGCGCTCGGATCGTAGAGGGCCACCCGCGTGCGCCGGTAGACGAGGTCCTCGAGCGTGCGGGCCGCCTCGATCTCCACCGCGTGACCGACCTCGCCCGCGAGCACCGTCGCGCCGGGCACCAGCGGCTCGCGGCCGCGTGCCACCACCGCCTCGGCCTCCGCGCCGTAGAGGCGCGCGAGCCGGTCCGCGGCAGCCGCATCGAGATGGGCCTGGGCGGCGAGCCGCGCGGCGAGGGCGTCCACCTCGCCGGCGAAGTCGCCGCCCGGGAGCGGCGGCTCCGCGCCGGGCTCGGCGAGCTGGCGGCCGAGCTGCTCCGCCACCCGCGCGACCGTGGCCTCGGCCATCTTGCGATAGCCGGTGAGCTTGCCGCCGGCGATCGTGAGCACGCCGGCAGGGCCGAGCAGGAGCTCGTCCTTGCGCGAGATCTCGGTGGGCGCCTTCCCGGGCTGTGCCACGAGCGGCCGCAGCCCGGCCCAGGCCGTCACGCAATCGGCAGGCTGCAGGGTGGACACGTTGAAGTGGCGGACCACAGGCTCGAGCAGGTACTCGACGTCGGCGCGCTCGACCGGGGGCTCGCGGTCGGCACCGCCGCCGTAGCTGGTGTCGGTGGTGCCGAGGTAGACGACCTCGCCGCGCGGGATCGCGAAGATCGAGCGCCGATCGGCGGCGCCCAGGATCGCGATGTGCCGGATCGGCAGGCACGCGGCCGGCAGGCCCACGTGCACCCCCTTCGAGAGGTGCAGGAGCGGCGCCGCCCCGGGCGCCTCGAGCCGCCGCAGCGCCTCGACCCAGGGGCCCGCCGCGTTCACGACCACGCCCGCCCGCACCCGGATCCGCCGCCCGCTCTCGGCGCAGCGTGCCTCGACGCCACACGCGCGCCCGCCCTCGACGAGCACGGCCTCGACGGGCGCGTAGGAGAGAGCGCGCGCGCCGGCCGCCGCGGCGTCGCGCAGGTTCGCGAGCACGAGGCGAGCGTCGTCCGTCAGGTACTCGCGGTAGACGCAGGCCCAGGGCGTGCGGTCGCGGCGCAGGAGGGGCTCGCGGCGCGCGAGCTCCTCGGCGTTCCAGTTCCGGTGGCGGTCGGCCTCGGCGACGGCGCCGAGAGTCTCGTAGGTGCCGAGCCCGGCGCGGAACTTGAGCAGCGCCGCCCGCGAGCGGGCCGGCACCAGCATCCAGCGCGGTTCGGCCAGGTGCGGCGCGAGCCGGTGCACGTGCTTGCGCTCGAGAGCCGTCTCGCGCACCAGCGCCACGTCGCCGAGCGCCAGGTAGCGGAGCCCGCCGTGGATCAGCTTCGAGGAGCGGCTCGAGGTGCCCGAGGCGAAGTCGCACGCCTCGAGCAGCGCCACCGAGAGCCCGCGGCGGGCGGCCTCGCGCGCAACGCCCGCGCCGGTGATGCCACCGCCGATCACCACGCAGTCGAAGCGCTCGCGCTCGAGGGCGTCGAGGCCTGCGCTGCGATCGGAGCTGGAGAGGACGGGCGCGCTCACGGGCCGCCGGACGCCTCGCTGGGCTTCTGGAGCGTCTGGAGGTACTCGACGATCAACAGCATGGTTCCACGGCGCGCCGCCTCACGGGCGGGCGACTCCGCGCGCTCGCCCGCGTAGAGCTGCTCACCCCAGACGGGCATGCCGGAGGTCCCGTGGGCGCGCGGGGCTCCGCGCCCGTCGAGGAAGTCGGCGAGGCGCTCGCGCTCGAGCGGATCGCCCCAGCGCGTGGCGAGCCGGGTCAGGTCGCTCGGCGGCGGGCTCGAGCTGGCGCCGGCCGGGCCGTCGCCGCGCGCGCTCGCGCCGTGACAGCTCGCGCAGTAGCGCGCGTAGAGGTCTGCACCGCTCTCGAGAACGGGGTCCTGCGCGCTGCCGGGCGCAGGATCCGCCTCCCGGGGCTCCCGCTCCGGCCCGGGCGCGCAGGCGGCAGCGGCGGCAAGGCCGAGGGCGAGCAGCCAGGGACGCATCGCGGTCCTCCCGGAGAGCGGAGGTAGCAGCTCGCTCGGCCCCACCGCCATCGCCATCGGCTAGAGTGGCGCGATGCAGGACCTCTCGCGCTTCGCGTTCAGCGAGGACGGCCCGTGGGAGGTCGATCCCGAGCGCATGGCGTGGCGGCACGAGGTGGATCGCCTCCGGGTGGCCAGCCAGGCGCAGGTGCCCGACTGGGTGCGCCGACGCGCGCTGCCGCCGCTGCGGCGCTCGGCGAGCGCCGGCGCGCGCGTGGGTGGGGCGCTGCTCGCGTGGCGCCTCGGCGAGCGCCGCGCCGGTGGCGAGGCCTCGCGCGCCGGGCTCTCGCGGCGGCTGCGGCGCGCGTTCGAGGCGCTCGGCCCCTCGTACATCAAGCTCGGCCAGATCGTGTCGTCGGGGCAGGGGCTCTTCCCGCCCGAGCTCGTCCGCGAGTTCCGCCAGCTGCGCGATCGCGTTCCGCCCGAGCCCTTCGAGGTCGTGCGGCGGGTCGTCGAGGAGGATCTCGGCCGGCCACTCGAGGAGAGCTTCGGGTCCTTCGAGCGCGCGCCGCTCGCGGCCGCCTCGATCGCGCAGGTGCACCCGGCCGTGCTGCGCAGCGGCGAGCCCGTCGTGGTCAAGGTGCAGCGGCCGCAGGTGGCGCGGCTCGTGCGCCTCGACCTCGCTGCGATGGCGTGGATCGCGCCGTGGCTGGTGGGACGGATCCCGGTGGCGGCGCTCGCGAACCCGCCGGCGCTGGTCGAGCTCTTCGCCGAGACCATCGCCGAGGAGCTCGACTTCCGGCTCGAGGCCCAGAACATGCTCGACATCGCGCACCTCCTGCGTGACGCCGGGCAGACCATCGTGGTGGTGCCGCGCCCGCACCCGGAGCTGGTGACGCGCCGGGTGCTGGTGATGGAGCGGCTCGGGGGCTTCCACTACGACGACATCGAAGGGATGAAGGCCGCCGGCATCGACACCGGCCAGATGGTGCGCTCGCTCATGATCTCGTTCCTCGAGGGCGCCATGATCTACGGCGTCTTCCACGGCGACCTGCACGGCGGGAACCTCTCGGTCCTGCGCGACGGCCGCGTGGCGCTCTACGACTACGGTATGACCGGCCGGATGGAGGAGCCGCAGCGGCTCGCCTTCCTGCGCATGATGATGACCGGCGCGGTCAACGACGTGCGCGGCCAGCTCGCGGCCTTCCGCGACCTCGGCGCGCTGCCGCCCGACGCCGACCTCGACGAGATGCTGCGCCTGCTCAAGGTCGACGAGCCCGTACGCGATCCCACCCGGATGAGCAGCCAGGAGCTGGTGCACGAGATCCAGGACGTGATCAAGGGCCTGCTGCGCCATGGCGCGCGCCTGCCCAAGCACCTGATGCTCTACGTGAAGAACATGCTCTTCTTCGACGGCTCGATCGCGCGCTTCGCGCCCGACGTGAACCTGTTCGGCGAGGTGGCCAAGATCTACGCCTACTTCGCCGAGAAGCACGGCGCGCGGATCGCGCGCGACATCGGCTTCGACCCCGGCCAGGCGCAGCTCGACCTGGAGGGCATGAAGAAGTCGATGGGGCTCGAGAACGACGTCGAGCAGCTCACCCACCGCCAGCTCCAGGAGCGGCGGCAGGCGATCCGCGAGCGGCTCGAGGAGGCAGGTCCGCAGCTGCGCCGGGGTGCCTAGCTCGGACGGCTGTCCCCAGAACGGGTGATGGCGCCGGCCCGGGCGCTGGGGTCGAATGGGTTCCGGGCAAGGGATCCCCGTGGAACGACCCCGGGGAACGGATCGACGAGAGCGGATCGAAGGAAACGGGCCGAAGGAGCCGGGTCCGATGGCGCTCCCCGCCGTCTTGCTGGTCGAGGACGATGCGGCCACCCGCGCGCGGTTGCGCGCGGTGATCGAGGCCCACGCGGGGCTTGCGCTCGCGGGCGCCGTCGGGAGCTGTGCCGAGGCGCGCGCGGCGCTCGCCGGCGCCGCGCCGGCCGTGCTGCTCACCGACATCGGCCTGCCCGATGGCAGCGGCATCGACCTGATCCGCGAGCTGCGCGGCCGGGGCCTGCCGACCCTGTGCATGGTCGTGACCGTCTTCGGAGACGAGCCGCACGTGGTGTCGGCGATCGAGGCGGGCGCGCTCGGCTACCTCCTGAAGGACGCTCCTGCCGAGGCGATCGGGGGCGCGATCCTCGAGATGCTGGCAGGCGGCTCGCCGATGAGCGCACCGGTGGCCCGTTTTCTGTTGAAGCGCTTCGAGCCGGCGCCGGCCGCTCCGGCACCGCCCGCGCCCGCGTCCGGCGCGCCCACGCCCGGTCCCGGTGCTCCCACGCTCTCGGCACGCGAGCGCGAGGTGCTCGGCTACATCGTGAAGGGCTTCACCTACGGCGAGATCGCGCGCCTCACCGGGCTCTCGGCCCATACCGTGGCCACCTACGTGCGGCGCGTGTACGGCAAGCTCGAGGTGCACTCGCGGGGCGAGGCGGTCTACGAGGCGCTGGCCTCCGGGCTCGTTGGCGTCGACGGCTGAGCCGCCGGCCCCTCGCGCGGCAGGCGCAGCCGCACCGTAGTGCCTTGCGGCCCGCTCGCGACGCTGAGCGTCGCGCCGATCCGCTCCGCGCGCTGGCGCATGTTGGCGAGCCCCCGGCCGCCGCCGCTGCGTTCCGCCTCGCCGGGCGCCGCGGGGTCGAAGCCGCGACCGTCGTCGGCGATCTCGACGAAGACCCAGGCCCGATCGCCGTCCCGCTCCTCGCCGGTCCGGACGGTCACCACGCGCGCACGGGCGTGCCGGAAGGCGTTCACCACCGCTTCCTGGAAGATGCGCAGCACCTGGAGCGCGGTCTCGGGGCCGAAGCGCGCCGGCCGCGGGACGTCGCGCACCTCCCACGCGAAGCGCAGTCCGCGCCCTTCCAGGCGCGGCCCGATTCGGGCGCGCGCGGCGCCGAGCAGCGAGAGAAGGTCGGGCTCGGAGGGATCGAGCGAGTCGATGCTGAAGCGCAGGTCTGCGAGCGCGTCGTGGAGCGCCTCGGCGACAGCGCCGCGCTCGAAGCCGCCGCCTTCCACCATCGCGAGCGCCGACACGATCTGCCCGCCGGCCCCGTCGTGCATCTCGCGCATCAGCCGCTCGCGCTCGGCGGTGATCGCGCGGTCGCGCTCGAGCTCGGCCATGCGCGCGTAGCTGCCGGCCAGCTCGCGGCGCTTCTGCTCGACGCGCTCCTCGAGCTCGAGATTGAGCTGCTGGGCCTCCGCGACGCGCGCGCCGAGCGTCGTGACCAGCGCGGCCGCCGTGGCGAGCGCGAGGACGGCCGGGGTGTAGGGGCTCAGCGCGAAGCCGAGCAGCGGGCGTGCGGCGAGCACGCTCACGACGTCGTGCAGGCCCGCCGTCAGCCCGAGGACGCCCGCCGCCAGCAGGCCGGCGCTCGCGTGGGGCATCACTCCGGCGCGCCGGGCGCCGATGGCGAGGTGGAGCAGGTAGGCGGCGATCACGATGTCGACGACCCACCAGAGCCAGTCGACCGCGGGGACGAGCAGGGGCGGCACCAGGAAGCGGAGCAGGGCGCCAGCCGCGATCGTGCCGAGCAGCACCCGTTCGAGGCGTGGCCTCCGGAGCTCGAGCGCGCGGTGGAAGCCGATCGCGAAGAGGGGTGGGAACGAGTGGAGCAGGAGCGACGACGGCAGCCCCTGGCCCACGTCGATCCACGAGCGCATCGGCTCGAGCAGCGGCAGGCACCAGGCGGCCGTGCCCGCGACGAACCAGCCGGCCGCGCGCGTCGGGTCCCAGCGCGCGAGCAGCACCACGATGGCGCCGCAGGCCAGCGCGAACCACGCGAAGGAGGAGGGCGCCACCGACTGGCGCAGGTAGTCGCGCTCGCGCTCGGCGTGCACGCTCTCGGCAGGACCGATCACGAGGGTGCCGAGCGTGCCGATCCGCCAGACCGCCGTGCGGTAGCGCAGCGCCAGCTCGTTCGCGGCGGGGTGCAGCTCGTCGGCGGGCATCAGGACGAGCAGATCCGGCTCGGTGGGCAGGAGCTCGCCGTACTGCGGTCGCGCATCGAGCTGCGGACGCCCGTTCAGGAGCACCCGCAGATGCTCCCAGTCGCCCGGGATCGTGACCGCCCACGGCTCGTGCCGGCTGGCCGCGAACTCGACGCGGTACCAGCCTTCGAGGGACTGCGCGCGGCGCCGCAGACCCCAACGGTCCGGGAGTGCCACCGCTCGCCAGCCAGGATCGTCGCGCGGCGGAAGCTCCTCCCGCGCCGTCGGGTGGAACCACGCCCGGGTCACCCGCTCGAGCGCCGCAGGAGACGGCGGCGCGGGCGCGCAGCCGGCCGCGAGCGAGGCCGCCACGAGCAGGGCGAGGGCAGGAAGGCGCACCGGCCCGGATCGCTTCACGCGCCCCAGGCTAGGGCTACACCCGCGCGGCACGCTCGTAGGGGGTGGGCCGGGCCGGGTCGAAGCGGCCGAGCTCGCGCTCGAGGCGGCGGGCCGGCCGCGCCGCGAGCGCCAGGCCCTGCTCGGCGAGGAACGCCCCGAGATGGCGCCGGCAGAAGCCCAGCGCCTCCGCGGGGGTCAGCCGCTCGGGGTCGAGGCCCACCTCGCGCAGCCGCAGCCACAGGGCATAGCGCGACACCAGGCGGCCCACGCCCACCGAGAGCTCCGCATGGAGATGGTCGAACACGCGGCGCATCGAGCCTCCGGTCCCCAGGGATCTAGGTGGGAAGGCGGAGCGCCGCGTGTCACACGTCGAGGCCGACCGCGCGCATCAGCTCGATCGCGTTGCTGCGGGTCACCA
This genomic interval carries:
- a CDS encoding cytochrome c encodes the protein MRPWLLALGLAAAAACAPGPEREPREADPAPGSAQDPVLESGADLYARYCASCHGASARGDGPAGASSSPPPSDLTRLATRWGDPLERERLADFLDGRGAPRAHGTSGMPVWGEQLYAGERAESPAREAARRGTMLLIVEYLQTLQKPSEASGGP
- a CDS encoding response regulator transcription factor, with the translated sequence MALPAVLLVEDDAATRARLRAVIEAHAGLALAGAVGSCAEARAALAGAAPAVLLTDIGLPDGSGIDLIRELRGRGLPTLCMVVTVFGDEPHVVSAIEAGALGYLLKDAPAEAIGGAILEMLAGGSPMSAPVARFLLKRFEPAPAAPAPPAPASGAPTPGPGAPTLSAREREVLGYIVKGFTYGEIARLTGLSAHTVATYVRRVYGKLEVHSRGEAVYEALASGLVGVDG
- a CDS encoding AarF/UbiB family protein, with the translated sequence MQDLSRFAFSEDGPWEVDPERMAWRHEVDRLRVASQAQVPDWVRRRALPPLRRSASAGARVGGALLAWRLGERRAGGEASRAGLSRRLRRAFEALGPSYIKLGQIVSSGQGLFPPELVREFRQLRDRVPPEPFEVVRRVVEEDLGRPLEESFGSFERAPLAAASIAQVHPAVLRSGEPVVVKVQRPQVARLVRLDLAAMAWIAPWLVGRIPVAALANPPALVELFAETIAEELDFRLEAQNMLDIAHLLRDAGQTIVVVPRPHPELVTRRVLVMERLGGFHYDDIEGMKAAGIDTGQMVRSLMISFLEGAMIYGVFHGDLHGGNLSVLRDGRVALYDYGMTGRMEEPQRLAFLRMMMTGAVNDVRGQLAAFRDLGALPPDADLDEMLRLLKVDEPVRDPTRMSSQELVHEIQDVIKGLLRHGARLPKHLMLYVKNMLFFDGSIARFAPDVNLFGEVAKIYAYFAEKHGARIARDIGFDPGQAQLDLEGMKKSMGLENDVEQLTHRQLQERRQAIRERLEEAGPQLRRGA
- a CDS encoding glycerol-3-phosphate dehydrogenase/oxidase; this encodes MSAPVLSSSDRSAGLDALERERFDCVVIGGGITGAGVAREAARRGLSVALLEACDFASGTSSRSSKLIHGGLRYLALGDVALVRETALERKHVHRLAPHLAEPRWMLVPARSRAALLKFRAGLGTYETLGAVAEADRHRNWNAEELARREPLLRRDRTPWACVYREYLTDDARLVLANLRDAAAAGARALSYAPVEAVLVEGGRACGVEARCAESGRRIRVRAGVVVNAAGPWVEALRRLEAPGAAPLLHLSKGVHVGLPAACLPIRHIAILGAADRRSIFAIPRGEVVYLGTTDTSYGGGADREPPVERADVEYLLEPVVRHFNVSTLQPADCVTAWAGLRPLVAQPGKAPTEISRKDELLLGPAGVLTIAGGKLTGYRKMAEATVARVAEQLGRQLAEPGAEPPLPGGDFAGEVDALAARLAAQAHLDAAAADRLARLYGAEAEAVVARGREPLVPGATVLAGEVGHAVEIEAARTLEDLVYRRTRVALYDPSAREAIVEPAAARMAALLGWSPERTERERAALRARLAADLAFRSAGAAPDPVVERGARRLAEPGS
- a CDS encoding rhomboid family intramembrane serine protease, coding for MDDAPVELRRAPRRAPVDEAALVLEASGLHPQVLSGPEGFALWVPALEANAARAALAAFERENPPPARPAPPPPALDPAAIPHALGVVAALLAFFLVTGARRAGVVWFERGAADAARVRAGELWRTVTALTLHADLPHVVGNAAAGALFLAGVFRVFGFGVGAALVLLSGAAGNLANAVLRPGPHEVVGASTAVFGALGLLAGRGLVLGRGSGLRGRRAFVPVAAALALLAMIGTEGERADVWAHGFGLAAGLGLGALASGLGATIGSPRTQRLGGAAALAGIAGAWALALR
- a CDS encoding FAD-binding oxidoreductase, encoding MSAALAELRRELGAMVRDDEATRAAHRADAWVMAEWAALAGRGGPLPLAVLEPRDTGAVAQALRACRALGLPLVTRGGGSGVCGAVQAGAEHVVLSTRALAGLVRLDADDALAVFRAGTMGADAEERVRQEGFTIGHHPQSIALSTVGGWVATRAAGQFSTAYGSIEDAVLALEVVLADGSILRTRETPRAAAGPDLRQLFLGSEGTLGIVTEVTFSLRALPEASRGQALHFASFEAGLLAMRRLLRAGWRPPVVRLYDPRESRRGFRDFAPRGRALLLLLHEGPAPAVEAELAAASALCREGGGSPTDPDAVSHWLAHRNQVPSFRSFLEQGVVVDTIEVAATWSRLPALYEGVVRSLGEVPGLLAASAHASHAYRSGANLYFSFAVRPAEAHQIPAVYAECWRRTMEATLAAGGGIAHHHGIGRVRRGWLAQEVGAAGAELLLKLKDALDPEGLLNPGNLLPPRTGAP
- a CDS encoding ATP-binding protein — translated: MSYAIVQAAASLVLASSLAVYLLLRPLRTPLRSPLLGLLASLILWAAGVIWRFAAPDDATAWQGFRFAWLGIAAVPPLWLVLAARYARGETLERRPLVVAALFVPAVFAWLALATNDTHRLFVRSFSQTALERGPLFYSWLAFAYPTIAAGVVLFVLAARRTFERNERSRMWIAITGALLPAGASLLFVSKLLPLRYDPTPGALAISILLFTFGIFRLHFLDALPLARRDVIDHLHDGVLITDGAGLVLDANLRALEILGRPVEGVRGHALSLLLREIGREPEPSSALASAALALGPDEVLPRRELSARLDRILEVTGKCLRGPDRSALARVLVLRDRTEERRYERLLRQTQKLETVGSLAAGVAHEVNNPLAFVRANLHQLERLGGQLAKHVDTLARTDPEAQELAELPQIVAECLDGIDRIGRIVGAMRRFSRLPAEELGPVDVNEAVHEAIRLAELHHNRGVTIEAWLAEGLPAVHGSAQRLTQVVLNLLVNAKQALAGHTDRHITVYTRLTRDIIELAVLDDGPGVPEALRERIFDPFFTTKGPEEGTGLGLAIAFDIVREHGGVLELRPGPRGGACFLARLPAYGDADALAASAAAG
- a CDS encoding MBL fold metallo-hydrolase: MSELPERTIGAVTVLFGERGGKYPHGNSLLVRGPAEALVIDPSLALLPRRGRLPAVDRVLNSHCHEDHLAGNHLFPDVPWLLHEADLPGLRSLDGMMAIYGYPGPARDAFRRVVVEQFHYVARPDAEGFAEGAVFELGGDVRVRVLHAPGHTRGHCFFWIEPDDVLYLADVDLSSFGPYYGDAWSDLEDFERTLARLRGLRPRHWATFHHVGVLSDPDEARARIERFAAKIAEREERLLVFLRGGPHDLAAIARHRFVYRPEDAVGWAEPVERRSMEQHLARLLAAGRVREVEPGRFLAGA